Proteins encoded by one window of Arachis hypogaea cultivar Tifrunner chromosome 1, arahy.Tifrunner.gnm2.J5K5, whole genome shotgun sequence:
- the LOC112705562 gene encoding stem-specific protein TSJT1 isoform X2, translating to MLGVFSSSIVSAPEELVAAGSRTPSPKSTAETLVKRFVESNGSAVSVEVGDDVQLAYSHHKESPWRPRSFAVKDEIFCVFSGVLENLGSLRQQYGLAKSANEVVLVIEAYKALRDRAPYPPNHVVSHLSGAFAFILFDKSTSTLFVASDQDGKAPLYWGITADGYVAFADDADLLKRACGKSLASFPQGCFYSTAVGGLRSYENPNNKITAVLANEDDIWGATFKVEGPAVVAATQ from the exons CGCCGGAAGAGTTGGTAGCGGCGGGAAGCCGAACTCCGTCGCCAAAGAGCACGGCGGAGACGCTAGTGAAGCGGTTCGTAGAGAGTAACGGATCGGCGGTGTCGGTGGAGGTGGGTGATGATGTTCAGCTGGCTTATAGCCACCACAAAGAGTCGCCATGGAGACCAAG ATCGTTCGCCGTGAAAGATGAGATATTCTGCGTGTTTTCGGGAGTGCTTGAGAATCTGGGGAGCTTGAGGCAACAGTACGGACTGGCCAAATCTGCAAATGAAGTGGTTCTGGTGATTGAAGCTTACAAAGCTTTGCGTGACAGAGCACCCTACCCTCCCAATCACGTGGTTTCCCATCTCAGTGGCGCATTCGCTTTCATTCTTTTTGACAAATCCACTTCTACGCTCTTTGTGGCCTCT GATCAAGATGGCAAGGCACCTCTATATTGGGGAATAACTGCTGATGGCTATGTAGCATTTGCTGATGATGCAGATTTGCTTAAACGTGCTTGTGGCAAGTCTCTTGCTTCTTTTCCTCAAGGATGTTTCTACTCCACAGCTGTTGGGGGTTTGAGGTCTTATGAGAACCCAAACAATAAGATCACTGCTGTCCTTGCTAATGAAGACGACATCTGGGGTGCTACTTTCAAGGTGGAGGGCCCAGCAGTTGTGGCAGCAACACAGTAG
- the LOC112705562 gene encoding stem-specific protein TSJT1 isoform X1, with protein MLGVFSSSIVSAPEELVAAGSRTPSPKSTAETLVKRFVESNGSAVSVEVGDDVQLAYSHHKESPWRPSLHIKNGRSFAVKDEIFCVFSGVLENLGSLRQQYGLAKSANEVVLVIEAYKALRDRAPYPPNHVVSHLSGAFAFILFDKSTSTLFVASDQDGKAPLYWGITADGYVAFADDADLLKRACGKSLASFPQGCFYSTAVGGLRSYENPNNKITAVLANEDDIWGATFKVEGPAVVAATQ; from the exons CGCCGGAAGAGTTGGTAGCGGCGGGAAGCCGAACTCCGTCGCCAAAGAGCACGGCGGAGACGCTAGTGAAGCGGTTCGTAGAGAGTAACGGATCGGCGGTGTCGGTGGAGGTGGGTGATGATGTTCAGCTGGCTTATAGCCACCACAAAGAGTCGCCATGGAGACCAAG TTTACACATAAAAAATGGCAGATCGTTCGCCGTGAAAGATGAGATATTCTGCGTGTTTTCGGGAGTGCTTGAGAATCTGGGGAGCTTGAGGCAACAGTACGGACTGGCCAAATCTGCAAATGAAGTGGTTCTGGTGATTGAAGCTTACAAAGCTTTGCGTGACAGAGCACCCTACCCTCCCAATCACGTGGTTTCCCATCTCAGTGGCGCATTCGCTTTCATTCTTTTTGACAAATCCACTTCTACGCTCTTTGTGGCCTCT GATCAAGATGGCAAGGCACCTCTATATTGGGGAATAACTGCTGATGGCTATGTAGCATTTGCTGATGATGCAGATTTGCTTAAACGTGCTTGTGGCAAGTCTCTTGCTTCTTTTCCTCAAGGATGTTTCTACTCCACAGCTGTTGGGGGTTTGAGGTCTTATGAGAACCCAAACAATAAGATCACTGCTGTCCTTGCTAATGAAGACGACATCTGGGGTGCTACTTTCAAGGTGGAGGGCCCAGCAGTTGTGGCAGCAACACAGTAG